A single Elephas maximus indicus isolate mEleMax1 chromosome 2, mEleMax1 primary haplotype, whole genome shotgun sequence DNA region contains:
- the MOCS2 gene encoding molybdopterin synthase catalytic subunit isoform X2: protein MSSLEINSSSSNPEMKLPLSPPLVEDSAFELPGKNTNEIEETAKDIIKFTSEKLSIDEISRLVTSPLCGAISLFVGTTRNNFEGKKVISLEYEAYLPMAENEVRKICGDIRQKWPIRHIAVFHRLGKCMKSHHHLGKETKNAFGELTIKSHIFRALSFKCGRLLSPVTF from the exons ATGTCGAGCTTGGAGATCAACTCCTCCAGCTCCAATCCGGAGATGAAATTGCCATTATCCCCCCCATTAGTGGAGGATAGTGCTTTTGAGCTACCTGG gaaaaatacaaatgaaattGAAGAGACAGCTAAAGATATAATAAAATTCACTTCTGAGAAGCTTTCAATTGATGAAATTTCACGGTTGGTGACTTCTCCACTCTGTGGTGCAATATCTCTATTTGTAG gcactACAAGAAATAATTTTGAAGGGAAAAAAGTCATTAGCTTAGAATATGAAGCATATCTACCAATGGCAGAAAACGAAGTCAGGAAAATTTGTGGTGACATTCGGCAGAAATGGCCAATCAGGCACATAGCAGTGTTCCATAGACTTGG GAAATGTATGAAGAGTCATCATCATCttggaaaagaaacaaagaatgcTTTTGGGGAACTAACGATTAAATCACATATCTTCAGAGCACTCAGTTTTAAATGTGGTAGACTTTTATCTCCGGTCACATTTTGA
- the MOCS2 gene encoding molybdopterin synthase catalytic subunit isoform X1 — MSSLEINSSSSNPEMKLPLSPPLVEDSAFELPGKNTNEIEETAKDIIKFTSEKLSIDEISRLVTSPLCGAISLFVGTTRNNFEGKKVISLEYEAYLPMAENEVRKICGDIRQKWPIRHIAVFHRLGLVPVSEASIIIAVSSAHRAASLEAVSYAIDNLKAQVPIWKKEMYEESSSSWKRNKECFWGTND; from the exons ATGTCGAGCTTGGAGATCAACTCCTCCAGCTCCAATCCGGAGATGAAATTGCCATTATCCCCCCCATTAGTGGAGGATAGTGCTTTTGAGCTACCTGG gaaaaatacaaatgaaattGAAGAGACAGCTAAAGATATAATAAAATTCACTTCTGAGAAGCTTTCAATTGATGAAATTTCACGGTTGGTGACTTCTCCACTCTGTGGTGCAATATCTCTATTTGTAG gcactACAAGAAATAATTTTGAAGGGAAAAAAGTCATTAGCTTAGAATATGAAGCATATCTACCAATGGCAGAAAACGAAGTCAGGAAAATTTGTGGTGACATTCGGCAGAAATGGCCAATCAGGCACATAGCAGTGTTCCATAGACTTGG CTTGGTCCCTGTGTCAGAAGCCAGCATTATAATTGCTGTGTCCTCAGCCCATAGGGCTGCATCCCTGGAAGCTGTAAGCTATGCCATTGACAATTTAAAAGCCCAGGTGCCTATATGGAAAAAG GAAATGTATGAAGAGTCATCATCATCttggaaaagaaacaaagaatgcTTTTGGGGAACTAACGATTAA